AAGGTAAGGAAGAGTTAGGAAGAGAATCTCTTGGAGGTAAGGAAAGTTAGTGAAGAGAGAGAAAAGCGAAAGCGTTATACCTTTGGCAAGGTAAAGTCCCAAGAAGAAACCGGCGGAAAACAAAAGAACGGTTTTAATCTTAAGCTTCCTCTTCATCAAAAACTCATAGAAGAGAAAGGAAGCAGCAGAGATGAATATACCAACAATTAAAGACTGCGTTAAAGTAAAGCCGTAATGTTTGAAAATAGCCGTAGAGACAAGCAGGAGGAATATTAAAAACCCTCCCATCACCTTTGACGTCACTTCTGCACCTCTTTAAGAATCTTCCTTATCCTCTGTTTTATCTTCTTTACAGGCTCCCCTAAAGATAAAGCTATCTCTTCAGATAACTTACTAAACGCCTCTTCAAACATCCTCTTTTCAGAGTAAGAAAGGTCTTTATCCTTCGCTCTAAAAGAAAGATTACGAACAACTGTAGCAAGCTCTTTAATGTCTCCGGTTCTCAACCTATCAACGTTAAGCCTGTGTCTAACCGTCCACTTCTCACTTATATTGGTCGGGGTTTCAGAAAGAAACTCAAATATCTCTGCAATTTCTTCTTCAGAAAGGATATGTCTGATACCGGAAGTCTCAGCTGCAGCTTCTGGAATCAGGATAGACATATTCTTTCCAACAAGGGAAATCCTCAGATAAACAACTTTTCTCCCCCCTACCTCCCTTTCTTCAGTTCCTTCAATAACGCCAACGCCGTGAGGGGGACAGGCAACCTTATCTCCTACTTTAAACATCAGATACTCCTAATGAGGTTTCTTCACCGGCACCTCTCCCTTTTTCGGTTCCCCGTAAGGAACGGGAACGTACTGAACAGAAGGTTGTCCTCCCGGTTGATAGTAAAGCTCCATAAGGTCGTAAACCTCTTCCGGAACCTCTGTAGTAACGTTCAACCCCAACTCTTTAACCACTTCAACGTTCAAAGGATAATCGTGCGTCCAGTAACCGCTCGTTAGAATCTCCGCTATCCTTTCAGCTTTTTCCCTGTCATGACCTTTAAGCGTCAGAACCCTAACTATTGTATTTTTCATCTGTACAAGGGCTTTTTCTGCAACATCCGCCATTATCAACGTTTCATCTTTCAGTTCCGTTTTCTTCATCTGGGCAACTTTCACAAGAGAAGGAGCAGGAAACTGACCAAGCTGCGGGTCAAGAGGACCTAACACGGCGTTTGAGTCCATAACTATTTCATCGGCTGCCAGAGCTATAAGCGTCCCGCCGGACATAGCATAATGGG
This region of Desulfurobacterium pacificum genomic DNA includes:
- a CDS encoding CarD family transcriptional regulator, yielding MFKVGDKVACPPHGVGVIEGTEEREVGGRKVVYLRISLVGKNMSILIPEAAAETSGIRHILSEEEIAEIFEFLSETPTNISEKWTVRHRLNVDRLRTGDIKELATVVRNLSFRAKDKDLSYSEKRMFEEAFSKLSEEIALSLGEPVKKIKQRIRKILKEVQK
- a CDS encoding SDH family Clp fold serine proteinase, which translates into the protein MHQGPTFFDIFWLLIIFFSIWPLFQQKNLEWARLRLIKEIEKKRKSRVITMIHRQERLAFMGFPLVRYITIEDSERILRAIRMTPDDMAIDLIIHTPGGLALAATQIASALAKRKAPVRVIVPHYAMSGGTLIALAADEIVMDSNAVLGPLDPQLGQFPAPSLVKVAQMKKTELKDETLIMADVAEKALVQMKNTIVRVLTLKGHDREKAERIAEILTSGYWTHDYPLNVEVVKELGLNVTTEVPEEVYDLMELYYQPGGQPSVQYVPVPYGEPKKGEVPVKKPH